From a single Solanum dulcamara chromosome 4, daSolDulc1.2, whole genome shotgun sequence genomic region:
- the LOC129885335 gene encoding endo-1,4-beta-xylanase 5 isoform X2 produces MLNISISSVSLQPFTYQQWKKNQQDTIDEVRKCTAIIHISDVQGERVPGASIIVEQVYKDFPLGSAITKTIIGNPTYQTWFKERFNAAVFEDELKWYSTEPQQGEVNYTISDQMVEFTRANQIIARGHNIFWEDPRYTPSWVRNLTGPDLKSAVNSRIQSLMKKYKNEFIHWDVDNEMLHYDFYEQRLGINTSLEFFQTAQQLDPLAKLFMNDYNVVETCNDMNSTVDAYIFKLRDLKQGGIIMDGIGLEGHFTVPNPPLIRAVLDKLATLKLPIWLTEVDISKNLDKETQARYLEMVLREGFSHPGVNGIMLWTALHPNGCYQMCLTDNYFHNLPAGDIVDNLLKEWQTGVVHGETDEHGSFSFSGFLGEYKITVKFGNRSANSTFSLFRGDETRHLNVQL; encoded by the exons ATGTTAAATATCTCGATTTCTAGTGTTTCGTTGCAGCCGTTTACTTATCAGCAATGGAAGAAAAACCAACAAGACACAATCGATGAA GTAAGAAAATGCACCGCGATTATACACATATCAGATGTGCAAGGAGAAAGAGTGCCAGGAGCATCAATCATAGTTGAGCAAGTTTATAAAGATTTTCCATTAGGTTCTGCCATCACTAAGACAATTATTGGAAATCCAACATATCAG ACTTGGTTTAAAGAGAGATTCAATGCCGCGGTTTTTGAAGATGAACTCAAGTGGTATTCAACAGAACCTCAACAAGGAGAAGTGAATTATACCATATCTGATCAAATGGTTGAATTCACCCGAGCTAACCAAATCATTGCGAGAGGCCACAACATATTCTGGGAGGATCCGAGATACACTCCTTCATGGGTTCGAAATCTAACTGGTCCAGACCTTAAATCAGCTGTCAACTCCAGGATACAAAGTTTGATGAAAAAATACAAGAATGAATTCATTCATTGGGATGTCGAtaacgaaatgcttcattatgatttctatgaacAAAGACTTGGCATCAACACAAGTCTTGAGTTTTTTCAAACAGCACAACAGTTAGACCCCTTAGCCAAAttgtttatgaatgattataaTGTTGTAGAAACTTGCAATGACATGAATTCAACAGTTGATGCATACATTTTCAAATTGAGAGATTTAAAACAAGGTGGAATAATCATGGATGGAATTGGCCTAGAAGGACATTTTACAGTACCAAATCCTCCACTCATCAGAGCAGTGTTAGACAAATTGGCTACACTTAAACTTCCTATATGGCTTACAGAAGTTGATATCAGCAAGAATCTTGATAAAGAAACTCAG GCTAGATATCTAGAGATGGTATTGAGAGAGGGATTTTCACATCCAGGTGTTAATGGAATCATGCTTTGGACAGCATTACATCCTAATGGATGTTATCAAATGTGTTTAACAGATAACTATTTTCATAACCTTCCTGCTGGGGACATAGTTGATAATTTGCTGAAAGAATGGCAAACTGGGGTGGTGCATGGTGAAACTGATGAACATGGTTCATTTAGCTTTTCTGGTTTTTTAGGTGAGTACAAAATTACTGTCAAATTTGGAAACAGATCAGCTAATTCAACATTCTCATTATTCAGAGGAGATGAAACCAGGCACTTAAATGTTCAGTTATAA
- the LOC129885335 gene encoding endo-1,4-beta-xylanase 5-like isoform X1 has translation MQQSVERKMKCQYLFLLIIGLFLLIVSSFASYEEPIYDHSAYTECKSVPEDALYNGGIMKDYRTVENQVIRSETNSYNFVLNDLSGNTIYSFSSWVRIFDADSAVIKASLKTANGTVKCVGNVIARSGCWSFLKGGFVLDFPSSYALLYLQRSDGAMLNISISSVSLQPFTYQQWKKNQQDTIDEVRKCTAIIHISDVQGERVPGASIIVEQVYKDFPLGSAITKTIIGNPTYQTWFKERFNAAVFEDELKWYSTEPQQGEVNYTISDQMVEFTRANQIIARGHNIFWEDPRYTPSWVRNLTGPDLKSAVNSRIQSLMKKYKNEFIHWDVDNEMLHYDFYEQRLGINTSLEFFQTAQQLDPLAKLFMNDYNVVETCNDMNSTVDAYIFKLRDLKQGGIIMDGIGLEGHFTVPNPPLIRAVLDKLATLKLPIWLTEVDISKNLDKETQARYLEMVLREGFSHPGVNGIMLWTALHPNGCYQMCLTDNYFHNLPAGDIVDNLLKEWQTGVVHGETDEHGSFSFSGFLGEYKITVKFGNRSANSTFSLFRGDETRHLNVQL, from the exons ATGCAGCAAAGTGTTGAGAGAAAAATGAAGTGTCAATACTTATTTTTACTCATCATAGGACTCTTTCTTCTCATAGTTTCCTCCTTTGCTTCTTATG AGGAACCTATTTATGATCACTCTGCATATACTGAG TGTAAGTCAGTGCCAGAAGACGCACTTTACAATGGTGGTATAATGAAGGATTATAGGACAGTCGAAAATCAAGTCATTCGATCTGAGACTAATTCGTATAACTTCGTCCTCAACGATCTCTCTGGCAATACTATATATAGCTTCTCCA GTTGGGTCAGGATATTTGATGCAGATTCAGCTGTGATAAAGGCAAGCCTAAAAACAGCTAATGGAACAGTTAAGTGTGTAGGAAATGTCATTGCTCGTTCCGGATGCTGGTCATTTTTAAAGGGTGGATTTGTGCTTGATTTTCCTTCCTCCTATGCTCTACTTTATCTCCAG AGATCAGATGGGGCAATGTTAAATATCTCGATTTCTAGTGTTTCGTTGCAGCCGTTTACTTATCAGCAATGGAAGAAAAACCAACAAGACACAATCGATGAA GTAAGAAAATGCACCGCGATTATACACATATCAGATGTGCAAGGAGAAAGAGTGCCAGGAGCATCAATCATAGTTGAGCAAGTTTATAAAGATTTTCCATTAGGTTCTGCCATCACTAAGACAATTATTGGAAATCCAACATATCAG ACTTGGTTTAAAGAGAGATTCAATGCCGCGGTTTTTGAAGATGAACTCAAGTGGTATTCAACAGAACCTCAACAAGGAGAAGTGAATTATACCATATCTGATCAAATGGTTGAATTCACCCGAGCTAACCAAATCATTGCGAGAGGCCACAACATATTCTGGGAGGATCCGAGATACACTCCTTCATGGGTTCGAAATCTAACTGGTCCAGACCTTAAATCAGCTGTCAACTCCAGGATACAAAGTTTGATGAAAAAATACAAGAATGAATTCATTCATTGGGATGTCGAtaacgaaatgcttcattatgatttctatgaacAAAGACTTGGCATCAACACAAGTCTTGAGTTTTTTCAAACAGCACAACAGTTAGACCCCTTAGCCAAAttgtttatgaatgattataaTGTTGTAGAAACTTGCAATGACATGAATTCAACAGTTGATGCATACATTTTCAAATTGAGAGATTTAAAACAAGGTGGAATAATCATGGATGGAATTGGCCTAGAAGGACATTTTACAGTACCAAATCCTCCACTCATCAGAGCAGTGTTAGACAAATTGGCTACACTTAAACTTCCTATATGGCTTACAGAAGTTGATATCAGCAAGAATCTTGATAAAGAAACTCAG GCTAGATATCTAGAGATGGTATTGAGAGAGGGATTTTCACATCCAGGTGTTAATGGAATCATGCTTTGGACAGCATTACATCCTAATGGATGTTATCAAATGTGTTTAACAGATAACTATTTTCATAACCTTCCTGCTGGGGACATAGTTGATAATTTGCTGAAAGAATGGCAAACTGGGGTGGTGCATGGTGAAACTGATGAACATGGTTCATTTAGCTTTTCTGGTTTTTTAGGTGAGTACAAAATTACTGTCAAATTTGGAAACAGATCAGCTAATTCAACATTCTCATTATTCAGAGGAGATGAAACCAGGCACTTAAATGTTCAGTTATAA